One window from the genome of Thermus sediminis encodes:
- a CDS encoding NAD(P) transhydrogenase subunit alpha codes for MVTISVPKERAPGEKRVALVPEVVARLVRGGAKVRVERGAGEGAYYPDSLYREAGAEVVERGDLLKGADLLFAVGPLGEDLIQGLKPGCLVVGFVQAHKNPDLIKALSTKRATILAMELIPRITRAQSMDALSSQATVAGYLAAIHAARLSPRFFPMLTTAAGTIRPAKVMVMGVGVAGLMAIATAKRLGAQVFAYDVRKAALEQALSLGARPVELPISAEGEGGYARELTEEEKRIQHEALREQVAGMDVLITTAQVPGRRAPILLTEDMVERLKPGTVVVDLAAESGGNCVLTRPGEVVEVKGVRIYGPLNLPSELAVHASEMYAKNLLSLSSLLIEGGEFAPKWEDEIVQGALLMKEGEILHGPTRALVGGV; via the coding sequence ATGGTGACCATCTCGGTTCCTAAGGAGAGGGCCCCAGGGGAAAAGAGGGTGGCCCTGGTGCCCGAGGTGGTGGCCCGCCTGGTTAGGGGAGGGGCCAAGGTACGGGTGGAGCGGGGCGCGGGGGAGGGGGCCTACTACCCCGACTCCCTCTACCGGGAGGCCGGGGCGGAGGTGGTGGAGCGAGGAGACCTCCTAAAGGGGGCGGATCTCCTCTTCGCCGTGGGGCCCCTTGGAGAGGACCTGATCCAGGGCCTAAAGCCCGGATGCCTGGTGGTGGGCTTCGTCCAGGCCCACAAGAACCCCGATCTGATCAAGGCCCTCTCCACTAAAAGGGCCACGATTCTCGCCATGGAGCTCATCCCCCGCATCACCCGGGCCCAGAGCATGGACGCCCTTTCCAGCCAGGCCACGGTGGCGGGATACCTGGCGGCCATCCACGCTGCAAGGCTTTCTCCCCGCTTTTTCCCTATGCTCACCACCGCCGCGGGCACCATCCGCCCCGCCAAGGTGATGGTCATGGGGGTGGGGGTGGCGGGGCTCATGGCCATCGCTACCGCCAAGCGCCTGGGGGCCCAGGTCTTCGCTTACGACGTCCGCAAGGCGGCCTTGGAGCAGGCCCTCTCCCTGGGGGCCAGGCCCGTGGAGCTCCCCATCAGCGCCGAAGGGGAAGGGGGGTACGCCCGCGAACTCACCGAGGAGGAGAAGCGCATCCAGCACGAGGCCCTTCGCGAGCAGGTGGCGGGGATGGATGTCCTCATCACCACCGCCCAGGTGCCCGGCCGCCGCGCCCCCATCCTCCTCACCGAGGACATGGTGGAGCGCCTCAAGCCCGGCACCGTGGTGGTGGACCTGGCGGCGGAGAGCGGGGGAAACTGCGTTCTCACCAGGCCGGGGGAGGTGGTGGAGGTGAAGGGGGTGCGCATCTATGGCCCCCTGAACCTGCCTAGCGAGCTTGCCGTACACGCCTCGGAGATGTACGCCAAGAACCTCTTGAGCCTCTCCAGCCTCCTTATAGAAGGGGGTGAGTTCGCCCCCAAATGGGAGGATGAGATCGTCCAGGGAGCCCTTCTCATGAAGGAAGGCGAGATCCTGCATGGGCCTACCAGGGCCCTCGTGGGAGGTGTGTGA
- a CDS encoding EamA family transporter codes for MIPVALAALLWGLGGALAGRFMREIPPEVLIPLRFLLSFLLLLPLLLRRPPAPKERPRLLQVGLALSGAQAFYYLAIHATTVATGLFLQYLAPALLTLYALLKGERLPERALWGVALALLGAYVLVVGREGLSGSPLGVAFGLFSATSFALYAAFSHGLKTPPLVALGVATGVGSLLALPFFLANLDRALALTPGHWGAVFYLVTLGTVVPFGLFLLGVRTLPARTATLVAMLEPLSGALFAWPLAGEPLRPEALLGGLMILLGVALNRR; via the coding sequence GTGATCCCCGTGGCCCTGGCCGCCCTCCTCTGGGGCTTGGGAGGCGCCCTAGCGGGCCGGTTCATGCGGGAGATCCCTCCGGAGGTCCTCATCCCCTTGCGCTTCCTCTTGAGCTTCCTCCTCCTCCTGCCCTTGCTCCTCCGCCGCCCGCCAGCACCCAAGGAGAGGCCCCGCCTCCTCCAGGTGGGCCTGGCCCTCTCCGGGGCCCAGGCCTTCTACTACCTGGCCATCCACGCCACCACGGTGGCCACGGGCCTCTTCCTCCAGTACCTGGCCCCCGCCCTCCTTACCCTCTACGCCCTCCTAAAGGGGGAGAGGCTCCCCGAGAGGGCGCTATGGGGCGTAGCCCTGGCCCTTCTCGGGGCCTACGTCCTGGTGGTGGGCCGGGAGGGCCTCTCGGGAAGCCCCTTGGGGGTGGCCTTCGGCCTGTTCTCCGCAACCTCTTTCGCCCTTTACGCTGCCTTTTCCCACGGGCTCAAGACCCCGCCCCTGGTGGCCCTGGGGGTGGCCACGGGGGTGGGAAGCCTCCTCGCCCTTCCCTTCTTCCTGGCCAACCTGGACCGGGCGCTGGCCCTCACCCCGGGCCACTGGGGGGCCGTCTTCTACCTGGTCACCTTAGGCACGGTGGTGCCCTTTGGCCTCTTCCTCCTGGGGGTGCGCACCCTCCCCGCCCGCACCGCCACCCTGGTGGCCATGCTGGAGCCCTTAAGCGGGGCCCTCTTCGCCTGGCCCCTGGCGGGGGAACCCCTGCGGCCGGAGGCCCTCTTGGGCGGGCTTATGATTCTCCTGGGCGTGGCCCTGAACCGGAGGTGA
- a CDS encoding MFS transporter — protein MAIRVFFLFTLGYFLSYFYRSANAVLSQDLSQELRLGPAELGLMTSLFYLAFAAVQLPLGSLLDRFGPQIVTPALLAVAALGSLVFGLAQGFATLALGRALIGVGMAAALMGSLKAFSLWFPKGYATVSTLLVGLGATGGLMAATPLAVLKEMVGWRGVFLGGSLVVVLVAFLIFLGVKNAPPGVVWPKGGGSGGLGEVVRNGRLLRVAFLALAFAGGFLSLQTLWAGAYAYDLGLGTLEVGNLLFFYSGTAVLGFLVSGYLADRLGTARVLLASSLLFALGLLLLLLKVLAPAYLILGFFGAFNILTLTQARELVAGHLVGRGTTLVNLFGIGGTFLLQWGVGVVVAAFGYPVAFLGLLGLLLLALVLYLPLLHK, from the coding sequence ATGGCCATCCGCGTCTTTTTCCTCTTTACCCTGGGCTACTTCCTCTCCTACTTCTACCGTTCGGCCAACGCGGTGCTCTCCCAGGACCTCTCCCAGGAGCTGAGGCTGGGCCCGGCGGAGCTGGGCCTCATGACCAGCCTCTTCTACCTGGCCTTCGCCGCGGTGCAGCTCCCCTTGGGGAGCCTCCTGGACCGCTTCGGCCCCCAGATCGTCACCCCCGCCCTCCTTGCGGTGGCCGCCCTGGGGAGCCTGGTCTTCGGCCTGGCCCAGGGCTTCGCCACCCTGGCCCTGGGGCGGGCCCTGATCGGGGTGGGGATGGCCGCGGCCCTCATGGGCTCCCTGAAGGCCTTTAGCCTCTGGTTCCCCAAGGGGTACGCCACGGTTTCCACCCTGCTCGTGGGCCTGGGGGCCACGGGGGGGCTGATGGCGGCCACGCCCCTGGCCGTCCTGAAGGAGATGGTGGGCTGGCGGGGGGTCTTCCTGGGGGGGAGCCTGGTGGTGGTCCTGGTGGCCTTTTTGATCTTCCTGGGCGTGAAAAACGCCCCGCCCGGGGTGGTCTGGCCCAAGGGCGGTGGGAGCGGGGGCCTGGGGGAGGTGGTCAGGAACGGAAGGCTCCTCAGGGTGGCCTTCCTGGCCTTGGCCTTCGCCGGGGGCTTCCTCTCCCTGCAGACCCTCTGGGCCGGGGCCTACGCCTACGACCTGGGCCTGGGGACCCTGGAGGTAGGGAACCTCCTCTTCTTCTATTCGGGGACGGCCGTCCTTGGCTTCCTGGTCTCCGGCTACCTGGCGGACCGCCTGGGCACGGCCAGGGTGCTCCTTGCCTCAAGCCTCCTCTTCGCCCTAGGCCTCCTCCTCCTCCTCCTCAAGGTCCTGGCCCCCGCCTACCTGATCCTGGGCTTCTTCGGGGCCTTCAACATCCTCACCCTCACCCAGGCCCGGGAGCTGGTGGCGGGCCACCTGGTGGGCCGGGGGACCACCCTGGTGAACCTCTTCGGCATCGGGGGCACCTTCCTCCTCCAGTGGGGGGTGGGGGTGGTGGTGGCGGCCTTCGGTTACCCTGTGGCCTTCTTGGGGCTTTTGGGCCTCCTCCTCCTGGCCCTTGTCCTCTACCTGCCCCTTTTACACAAGTGA
- a CDS encoding DMT family transporter, protein MRPSGLTIAGVLLLGILAISFGSILVRLALAASGEKGLAFSLVMSAGRMGFAALLLLPGWRRPLGGRAGLPWAVAAGVALALHFAFWITSLSYTSVAASTALVTTNPVWVTLFGWLLFGDKPTGLTLLGVGVALLGGLLIGLGDAHGGAENPPLGNLLAVLGALATSFYFLLGREAQRRGLSLLEYVRVAYTAAFLTLLPLPYLFGGAYGGHPPVVYLYILLMALLPQLVGHTSFNWATRHVSPVLVTLAILFEPVGAGLLAFLLFGELPGLQVLLGALVLLLGVGLAVLGGRR, encoded by the coding sequence ATGCGGCCCTCAGGGCTAACGATCGCCGGGGTCCTCCTCCTGGGCATCCTGGCCATTAGCTTTGGGAGCATCCTGGTGCGACTGGCCCTGGCCGCCTCCGGGGAAAAGGGCCTCGCCTTTAGCCTGGTGATGAGCGCGGGGCGGATGGGCTTTGCCGCCCTCCTCCTCCTACCCGGGTGGAGGAGGCCCCTAGGGGGAAGGGCTGGGCTTCCCTGGGCGGTGGCGGCGGGTGTAGCCCTGGCCCTCCACTTCGCCTTTTGGATTACCTCTCTCTCCTATACCTCCGTGGCCGCCAGCACCGCCTTGGTCACCACCAACCCGGTCTGGGTCACCCTCTTCGGCTGGCTCCTCTTCGGGGACAAGCCCACCGGCCTCACCCTCCTCGGGGTGGGGGTGGCCCTCCTCGGGGGACTCCTCATCGGCCTCGGGGACGCCCACGGGGGGGCGGAGAACCCCCCTTTGGGGAACCTCCTGGCCGTCCTGGGGGCCTTGGCCACCTCCTTTTACTTCCTCCTGGGGCGGGAGGCGCAAAGGCGGGGACTTTCCCTTCTGGAATACGTGCGGGTGGCCTACACCGCCGCCTTCCTGACCCTCCTACCCCTGCCCTACCTCTTTGGCGGGGCGTACGGGGGGCATCCCCCGGTGGTCTACCTCTACATCCTCCTCATGGCCCTCCTGCCCCAACTCGTGGGCCACACCAGCTTCAACTGGGCCACGCGCCACGTCTCCCCGGTCCTGGTGACCTTGGCCATCCTCTTTGAGCCGGTGGGGGCGGGCCTCTTGGCCTTCCTCCTCTTCGGGGAGCTTCCCGGCCTCCAAGTTCTCCTCGGGGCCCTGGTCCTCCTCCTGGGGGTGGGGCTGGCGGTCCTGGGAGGGCGGCGGTGA